The Priestia megaterium NBRC 15308 = ATCC 14581 region TCTAATGAAAGAGTTACGTTGGCACGCCCTTGTAAAGGGATGGTTTGGTGAATCGTTAACACATTGCATCCCGATGATGCAACGGTGCTCAATAAATGTGATAAAGTTCCTGATCGATCTTCAATATGAAAAAATAGTGAAATAATTCGCTGTTTGACAACCGTCTGAAACGGAAAGACCGTGTCGCGGTACTTATAAAAAGCACTGCGACTCAAGTCTACGGCTTGTACAGCATCTGCTACCGATTCAGCTTTTCCCCGTTCAATTAACAGCTTCGCATCCAATGTTTTTTTCATCGCTTCTGGTAATACATCTTCGCGAACTAAATAAAACTGCTTATCGCTCTTATGCAAGTAAAGCCCCTCCCCTTATCCTATGAACAACAATTAGTCAATAAATTCAAATTCATATTCAAACAGCTTTACAATATCGCCATCTTTTGCTCCTCGTTCACGAAGGGCTTCATCGACGCCCATGCCTCGAAGCTGACGCGCAAATCGACGAACGGATTCTTCACGTGAGAAGTCGGTCATCTTGAATAATTTTTCGATTTTTTCACCGCTTAATACGTATGAGCCATCGCTATCACGCGTAATAACAAATTCCACTTCTTTCTTTTCATGCTTGTACAGTACGCGGTGCATAGATAGATCTTCCTCTTCTTGCATTGGGAATTCCGGCGTAGTTTCTACAAGATCAGCTACTGTA contains the following coding sequences:
- a CDS encoding ACT domain-containing protein, encoding MKKTLDAKLLIERGKAESVADAVQAVDLSRSAFYKYRDTVFPFQTVVKQRIISLFFHIEDRSGTLSHLLSTVASSGCNVLTIHQTIPLQGRANVTLSLDTASMNVELNEMLRRLKSLEFVDKVDVLGSGA